The Flavobacteriales bacterium genome contains the following window.
CGAACCGAATTGTTTCTCCCAGATCAATGATCCATCCGCGCTGGCGAGCTTCACGAGGAAGGCATCGGTACCAGAGCCGCCGTAGGGAACCAATGACAGTAGACTACCACCTGCGGTTGTTGAATAGTTGCTCATGAAATACCCGGCGACATATGCGTTGCCCTGTGTATCCAAGGACACATCCGCAGCCTCTTCGTTATGATTGGGGCCGAAACCGTTGCCTCCGAAGAAGAACTGGCACCACACCAGATCACCGTTCGCATCGAACTTGCTGGCGAAGGCGTCCTGCATCGTGTGAACGGCACGGTAAGGCACCAACTGGCCGGGACCTGGGTCATAGTCACTCAGATCGATCGGATCCGGTGAGCCGAAGGACGCGCCTGCGAGGTAGAAGTACTCATTCAGGCCATCGTCCCACCGGGTCACGTGGCGCAAGCCGTTGGCGCCCCATGGCCTGTGCCATTGGAACACACCGCTGCTGTCCAGTCGTGCATAAATGAAGTTGGTCCGGCTTTGCCCCGGAACAGGCGGCGGCGGGATCTGGGCGAGCCCCGGTCCTGGATCGTAGTCAGTGGGGTTGCTGCCGAGCGCTTCGCCGAACATGAACAGATCATGACTGAGCGGACTGTACAACAGCCGCACCGTTGCCTGCGTGCTCGCGGTACCGTCACCTATCTGGGCATGCCACAGCAGGTCGCCCGTGGCGTTGAACTTTCCGTACCACCCGTTCACTCCGCCATTGCAATTGCAGTTCACCGTCGCCACGCCGGGACCAGGATCCACATCCGCTGTGCCACTGGCCGCACCGCTCGCATAGAACTGTCCGTCCTCTGTGAACGAGAATTGGCCCATCCAAACCGTCTCGGTGCTGTTGATCTGCTTGTGCCAGAGGTAAGCCCCGGCTGCATCATAGGCCACCATCGCACTCTCTCGTAAGCCGACCTGTGGTTCCAACCAGACCGCATTAGGACCAGGGTCCACATCGATGCTGTCCCAAAGGTCCACAGCGGCCATATAGCCACCCAAAGGGGTAGGATAGAGCTCGATACGGCTGTAGGCGTGTGTGGGGTAGTGCAGTAGAGAGGTCAGGTCTTGAGCAGGAAGCACAATGTTGGAGAGCATGGCAATGATGAAGGCGTATCGCATGAGGTTTAGTTTTGATGCATGCAAGGTCCAATGGTTCGCACGAGTATGATCGACAATGTTCCCGAAGCAGGAGTAAACAGGGACAAAAGCGGTGAAATGCATGATGACGATCGCCAGCATATTGGACAATTAGGGTTTGTTTAAGAGTCTTCCCGAGTGCCACCTGACGCACCATGAATCCAGTGTGCGCCCCCCAATTCGCGAGTCAACGCCTCTTTCGTTCCTGACCATAAGCGAAGTGTACCTTGCCTCGAATAGGCGCTGATCGCGATGAGGCAACACCATGAACGGCGCGCAGCCGCGCACGATCACATCGAGTTCAAGAAGGTCCTTCTTGATGGTCGCGGACGAGTGCACGCTGAGAAGCTTGCCGCAACTGTTGCAGACAACAAGAAGCGCTTCGACATGCTGATGTCGATCTTGGATGGCACCGACCGATTGGCTGGACAACGTGCCGCTCATGTTCTGCAATTGGTTGGTGAGCGATATCCGCATCTGCTCGGCCCGCACATAGGTGTGCTGTTTCAGCTCTTGGACCAAGACGTTCACGAAAGCGTGCAACGCGTTGCGGTGAGGTCGTTGCATTACGCTCCATTGGCCATCCGGTGGAAGGCGGTCGTGTTCACAAGGATGCTCACGTTGATCGTGGTCGGTCCATTGCACAGCGGGCATTCGCCGTTTCGGTCGCAGCACGCATAGCAAATGAACATCACGAACTGAAGTCTGAGTTGTTCGCGCTGCTTCAATTGGTGCTCGTGGAGGCGCCAGCACCAGCGATATGCTCACGTATTTCCAAGGAAATCACCCTTCATGGTGGTGAACGATGATCTGCTTAGAATGGTCTAGAGAGCATTCGATCATCTTTTGTTCAGCGTAACATCATTCTTGCCAATGCCTTCGGCGCTTCAGCCGGATGCGTTGACGTTCGCCTCCATCTGCCGACTGTATTGACATTACGATGCGCTTGGTGCCGAGCAGCTGGCGCAGCACACGTTCCAAGTCACATTCCAGCACCGTTGCCAGGTCAACATCGCCGACACGAAGCACACGGTCACCGTATTTGATTCCCGCTTGCTCCGCCTCTGTGTTGCGCCAGACTGTTCCCACATGAACATTGGGTCCGTCGATGATCAGATGCACGCCGTAGTCAGCCTGCTCCTGAAGGATCCGCCTCGGATAGGGCGTGAACCTGATCCGCTGTGCGGGATAGTTTATCCGTACTCGACCAAAGGCCAGAATACCACGTCCGATCCTGCTTCGGCCATCCTCCGTGATGATCGTGCGTGGGCGTGCCACTTCCGCGCCTGCGATCATTACGGTTCGTGGAGCAGCGATCAATTGTTCACTTGGTGGGGCAGGGCCATGCACTCCGTATGAGACAACCCCAAGCCCGCTATCGACCAAGTCTGTGGGGTATTTGCCCAGGAAACCCTGCATCGCGGCTCTCGACATCTCCAAAGTCGCTGAAGCCCCGGAATCGAAGTGGGCCGAATCGAGGAACTCGCCATTGTACACCAAAGGCAACCATGCATCAAACTGATCATCCAGCCGTATACGATGACCCTCTTGTCCGTCAGCATCTACCACCGCACCGGGATTGGCAATGCACACTCGGCCCGCGCCTGGGTCCATATCCACCTCAAGGAACCGTAGCGCGTTGCTTCCCAAGTTCCCTTCAATGCCATGACAACCCAGACCCGTTCGTTCAACATTCAACACGAGACAAGGCAGGCCGATGAACTGTAACGGACCAACATGCAAGGTGTCGACCAAGACGATGAGGATCGTATCCGTTAATCCGCTGCCGTCCACAGCAACAGCTTTCTGAAGCTCTGGGAAGCCGGATTCTTCCTGAAGGGCCTGCGATATGAACATAGGAGCTCCAGAATCCATCATGAACTTCGCTGATCGCTCACCGACTACAACGTCGAGCGCGATGGGTGTACCGATGTCCGAGTATCCGACGCAGTGTGATCCAATACCCATGACATGCCCCGCAGAGAATTGTGCGAAGACCGGCTTCGAAAAGCAGGTGATCAGGATGGCGATCCAGGCAAGGTATCGTCCCATGCACTTCATGTTCAGCTATGCCTTGACCCTCACCATGGGCCCAAAGACCCTAAAGATCATACATGCGTCCGGTATCACTTCTGGGAGTGCAATCCGACCTTGTTCCCCTCGGTGTCGATGAAGAATGCCATGTTCCCGAAATCGCCGAGACTTGTCTTGGGCATCACGATCCGCCCCCCGGCGGTCTCCACTTTCTCGAGCGCCGCGCTCAGATCCGGGTCACCATTCAGGTAGATCACGCATCCGTCCTGATGTACCTTATGCATCGGGCCTTGAACGAGGCTGCCAGCGGCTTTCCCGCTGCCAGGTTGATATGGAAAGAACGCCATCTTCATACCCATCATCTCGGTCTCATGCATACTGATCCCGAACACCTTTTCGTAGAAGGCCCTTGCACGCTTGATGTCAACTGTAGGGATCTCGAACCAGTTGATGCTGTTGGTGGTTACGTTCATTTTGTGTTTGGTGTTTGAGGTTGTTGTTTGGTGTTTTCGGAATTGTCAGTTCTTGCGCGCCAACGCCGTGCGTAGACATCGACGAAAGAGCTCTGGTCGATCGCGCCACACGATGTGACCCGCATCGGGTATGACATTTACGATGACGTTGCTGGCTGTTGCAGAGAGGCTCTTCCAGAGTGGGCTGCCACGAGGACCAACCACGAAATCCAAGTCGCCGTTGATCACTACGACCTGTGCTGAGTGGTTGGCCAGTAGCGCTGAGTAGTCATAGTCGAAATTCGTTGTCTTCCTTGTTGCGTCAGATGCAGCGGCGTTCACCCTCATAGGCATCGCTTCGACCCACTTGTCGACCCGTACGCTCTCTGCTCCGACTTGCCGTATCAAGGCAAGTTGAGTTGCCCGCTTTGCTCTGTTCGCACTCCCAATGCGGCTCAAACTATCTAGGACACTCGCTACAGCAGGTCGATTCTCGAAAGCCGAGGCAGAATCCTGAAGTCCTTCCCAAAGGGTCGAGTACTCTTTGTCGAAATAGGCCCATCCGTTCTTGTGTGGCAGTCCTCCCACGAGAACGAACGCGCCGACACGCTTCGGAAAGGCTGCCAAGTACTCATAAGCCAGCAGCGTTCCGGCAGAATGTGACACCAGATCCAACTTCTCAAGACCCAAGGCCATTCGTAGGGCTTCAAGATCGAGCACATGCTTTCGCATACTGATGCTGTCTGTCGGGCACGGAGATCGCAGCGAACCTCGTTGGTCATAGAAGACGAACCTGTGCGTGCTATCCAACCCGTTGGCAATTGGCAACATATAGGTGAGGTCGGCTCCAGGCCCGCCATGAAGAACCACAACAGGTGACCCCGTCCCGAATTCCATCACGAACAGTTCGCACACGCCGTCAGGGGCTGGCAAATACCAACACTCGGCACCAGGCAGAACACCTGTTGGTGTCTGCTGCGCACGGCAACCAAGGATCAACACCAAGGCCATCCCCATCACAGTTACACGTGCTCGAAAAGCAGGTCGGCTCATCATAGGTCCATTACTGATGCATCGCATCCGCCATCCACCGGTTGAACGGCACCAGCGCCTCGTGGTGATCCATGATCATGTCCATCAGCTTGGGGGAGGTGATGGCAGAGACCGGGAGTTTCGCAGCAACAAAGAATTGTTTGTTCGCAACCAGCGGCTCGCTCTTCGCGGCGCTCTTGAACTCCTCGGGAAGCACCTTGTTCACATCTCCACGCACTTCTCCGAAGGAATCCTTGAACGCTGGTGCTGCGATCACCTTGCGCAGACTTTTGCCGTCCTTGATCAATGCTCGCCGGATCTTCTCCAACTGCTCCCTGTCAGGCATGTAAACCCCACCGATGATCTGTACCCCAACCTGACCCAGCTCGAAGTAGATCCCCGGGGTAGCATGGTCTTTTCGGCCTGCCGGTGAGATATTGGCTGAGCAACTGAGTTTGTAAGGGCTCTTATCCTTGCTGAAGCGCACATCCTTGTTGATCCGGAAAATGGCATCCTTCGCTTGGATCCTGACCGCCGGGTCCACCTTGCCAATACGTGATATGGCCTCAGTGGTGAATGCCTCGAACGGCCTCTTCACATGAGTCTCATACTGCTTGCGATTCGCATCGAACCATTCCTTGTTGTTGTTCTTGGCCAAATCGCTGAAGAACTTGTTGTAGTCTGTTGTGAACCAGCTCATGTCTCCTGATCAGTTTGTTGCTTCTTCAACGTGCTATGTCGTTCTCATATGCACCACGATGCACCCCGGTCTCATCCTCGCGGATCAGGCCTAGTGGCACTGTGTCGGATACCACGGTCGTGGTCGGTCCTCGCCCCAAAAGGAGGCGTTCCTGCCGGATGTTGTCGTTAACGACCAAGCCCGTGGTGCCATCCTCAAGCGCGACCAACGAAACCCCCTCTGTACCATTGTTCCTGTCAATACCAAGGACAACGCGGTCTTCACCCGCTACTGTCAGTAGGCCGTATCCACTGCGCTCCAAGCCGGTGGAATCGTTAATGACCAGCCCAGTTCCGCGTCCAAGGCGTTGGCCTATGATAGGGTCCGGATAGTCGTGGCCGAACGCGATCCGGTCTGTCCCATGTTCATCGAGTACTAGAATGCCATTCATGTCATGTCGGTAACTCTCGTACCATTTCATATACTCAGTTGGCATCCTGCTTGCCCACGAGCGCCGCACCGCTGCCATATCGGTCCGCATCCGATCCATAGAAGCTGGGATTGGAGCACCGATCAGAATTCTGTCCCGGCCCTCATCATCAAGGATCACCACGCCTTTGACCCGAAGCACATCACTGGTCCGGCTATTATGCCAGATCGCGCCAGCAAGACCCAATACGGCGGCCATGATGTACAAAATCGTACGCTCAAGCCGCTTGATCCGCCGCTCAAAAGGAGCGACACGATTGGAGTTCGTGCCTTCAGTCGTTTCCATGTACAATGCGTCGATTACTATGGTCTAGAATCGACAGAATCATGCTTGACCAGGCCTGGTGACTGGGAAATATCGCGAGTTCCCAAGCGACTCCAGAGCACTGTTCGAACTCCCGTTCATCATGTCACTGATCGTGACTCCAAAACTGATCAACGCGTGGCTCCGGAATTCACACTCCTGTCTATTTAGGATTGACTTAAGACATTCACAAGGCGTCCGATCGGGAAAGGCTCCTCTACATTTCGTCAGGACGTCATGTAAGCACCCCCTGAAACAGGTGCAGGTGGAAGTAGAACCACCTAAACTTGATCAGGATGAGAAAGAGCAGATTCACCGAGACGCAGATCATTGCGATGCTGCGCGAGCATGAGGCAGGCAAGAAGGTCTCGGACGTGTGCCGGGAACATGGCGTGAGCCAGCCGACGTTCTACCAGTGGAAGGCCAAGTACAGCGGCCTGGACGCCAACCAGCTCAAGGAGTTCAAGGAGCTGAAGGCCAAGTATGCGCGCCTTGAGAAGATGTACACCGAGGCCCAGATGGACCGCCAGGTGCTCAAGGAGATCATCGAGGGAAAGTTGTAGGCCCGGACGACAAACGAGAGGTCGTGCGCCGACTGGTCGAACAGCGCCAGTACAGCGAACGCCGGGCCTGCAAGCTGTTGAACTTGAGTGCGAGCGTGTATCGCTATGCGCCCAAGGAGAAGAACGATGCGGAAGTGATCGAGCACATGATGCGAGTGGTGGATCAGAACCCCACATGGGGGTTCGGTCTGACCTTCGACCAGATGGTCACTGAGGGGACCGGGGCCAACCACAAGCGGGTGCACAGGCTCTACAAGGAGGCGGACCTGCACTTGCGCAGGCGTACGAAGCGCCGGGTGCCCGAGCGGGTGAAGGACCCGATCGTGCTGCCCATCGGCCCGAACATCACTTGGAGCATGGACTTCATGAGCGATGCGCTGGTGACCGGTCGCAAGTACCGCACTTTCAACGTGATCGATGACTTCAACCGGGAAGCCTTGTGCATAGCGGTCGACACCTCTCTGCCTGCTGCACGCGTGATCCGTGAGCTGGACCAGCTGATCGCCTGGCGTGGTAAGCCCGAACGCCTTCGCATGGACAATGGCCCGGAGTTCATCGCACACGCCATGCAGGAATGGGCCACATCCAACGGGATCGCCTTCACCTACATCCAGCCGGGCATGCCCATGCAGAACGGCTTGGTCGAGCGCTTCAACAAAACGTACCGGACCGAAGTGCTCAATGCGTGGATCTTCGAACGCCTGGACCAAGTACGCACCATCACGCAAGAGTGGATGTGGCGCTATAACAACCAGCGCCCGCACAGGTCGTTGCTGCGCTTATCGCCCCGTGCGTTCCTGTTGAAATGTGGACAACTCCCTGCCCACTACACAGGCTCACGCGCGGACTTCCCCACAGTTCAACAGGACATCCACAACACCACCACACTCAAAAGTACCTTTACAAACCGCTGCGCCTAAAATGGGGGTGCTTACAGTCACACGAAACGTTGATCGATAGGCCTCAAATCCATCGTACTTCAATTGTGATGGTGGGTCAGAAGCAGACTCTCAATGTAGCAAAGGCCTTCATAGAGGCGATAAATACGCATGATGTTGAGCTGATCTCAAGCCTCATGGCCCCATGGTTCCTGTTCATTGATAGCCAAGGTAACTTACTATCAGATACTTCGGAGGTAGTGGCTGCATGGAGGCACTACTTCGCCATGTTCCCGGATTACCGCACCGAAGTCGGTTCGGCACTTTGCGCTGAGTATCGTGTAGTGTTGATCGGCGAGGCGAGAGCGTGATACCTCGGCGATCAGAGTCGTTCCTGGCGCATCCCTGTGGCGATCTAGGCGGACGTACATGATAGATCGGTCACTGAATGGCAGGTCTTTGCGGACACGAAATTGCCATTTGAAAGCACGCTTTAGTTGACCTATGTACAATCCTTTTGCTATGCACTAAGGACTGGTCGGCCCAGGCCGATTGAAAGAGCACGGTGCATGTACTTGGTCGTCAAGTCGTTCACTGACGTGTAGCTGTTGCCTAGAAAGAGCACGGAAGTCTGTTGGGTATGCACTGCAACCCGCATAGCCGAGAATGCAAGGAAGCAGCCAATGCAATTGAACCTTTGGACCCAGACCATCGTCAGGTGGAGCTGTGGCGCTCCATGATCAGCGAACGACCAATTTTGTGCGATCTATCCGCTGCAAGCGATCGGACGTGGTCACGCAGGTGTACATACCAGCAGGTAGCGCCGAGACATCGATCGTCGCAGCACCTTGGAACATACTACCTAGCACTGTCTTCCCAAGGCCATCGACCAAGGTCAACGATAAGTTGCCGAGTAGGGTTGAACTTACATGCAAGCAGTCATCGGTCGGGTTTGGGAAAATGGAGATCACTGCTCCATTATACTCTTCAACACCCAGAGTAACACACGCTGATGGGATCTCAACGAGGCTCACATCGTCCAAGTAGTAATAACAGTTCGGCTGGTATATCGAGGGGTGGAGTTGTTGTACCGTCGTACTCACATCATCGTTGAAATTGCCCAGAGTCAGATAGCGTTCACCTCCGATGGCTTCATACGTGGCCACCACCGATTGCCAACCAGTGGAATCCGTGAGGAAGGCACCAAGTCCATTCAACTGAGGAACAACGGACATCACGGAGTTCGTGGCTTGTACTGCAATGTTCTGGGTGAAGTACGCCCCAATTCCGTCCACTGTGCTGTTGGTCGGGCTATCACCCAAGCTCATGAAGAAACGTAGCTCGTAGCACTTACCTGCCACCAATGCCTCTGTGAGTTGCACCTCTGCATACTCTCTGAAGTCAGGCGTTCCATAAAGGTACGCCACGAGGCCAGCATACGCTTCACCGCTGTAGGCCACTTGGTTGCCTTGACCATTGGTAGGCACGCTTACTATGGACGATGTTGCGCACAGGTTGAAGTAATCCGGAGTTGCCCCAGGTCCGTTCGGAGCTCCTGTTCGTGCGTTGAACCAAGGTGTAGCGTAATGGATCTGTGAGATCGCGCCAGGGCAAAGTGTATGGACCTCAAAGTCACCATTGGGAACTAGGTTCTGGCAGGTAGACGTAGCCGCTAACAAGGCACTCACCGCAATAAACACCAGTCTTTTGTTCATCTCATGTATCGCTTTGGTCTAGACTGTCGGACGAAGCCTGTGAAACAACAGTTGCTCCCTAAGAGCGCATCAAGCGCGATTTAGGAGCTGCTTAAGTGTTTGCGGCTGAGTTTGCATGCCCTGCAAAGTGTTCCTAGCCGCTCCCATTCTTGCACCATGGCTCAGGCTCCTACTGTGTAAACGGGTCCGAATACCGTACATCTGTCAAAAGGCTATGATCCGTCAGGGTTTTGAGGAAGGCAATGATCGCCGACTTCTCGTCTGGTGTAAGTGGTATACCGCCGGGCGGCAGTTGTATCCCAGCGTTTGGGTGTGCTGTTATGCCAATGTCGTAATGATCCATCACTTCTTCGAGCGTCGCAAAGCGCCCGTCATGCATGTAAGGTGCTGTCAGTTCAACGTTCCTGAAGCTAGGGAATTTGAATGTGGCTTGGTCCTGCGCAAGCCCGGAGATCTCTCCATACCCGTTGTCCGTGTAGCTCGGATCGAGTCCATTGTTCGATCCGAAGCCCTCATTCTTGCCGAAGAACTCACCAATAAGGAAGGTCTGATCTTGTGTGCCGGTAGCGGTCACATCGCCATGGCACTCCGTGCAGAACTTGGTTCCTACCAAGGTCTTGCCCAATAGTTCTTGTGGTGTAAAGTCGGCGAAACCGGTGTTCAACCCCTGATCGTATCGCGACGTGAACGATGTAATGGAGCGAATGAACTGGGCCAGTGCCTTCGAGACACGGTCGCTTGTGATCATCTCGTCGCCAAAGGCAGCTTCGAACAAAGGAGGGTAATAGCTGATGCCGCTCAGTTTGGTTTCCAACTCCGACAGTGATGGCATACCCATTTCAATAGCGTCCGTGATCGGCATCACTACTTGCGTTTCCAGATCCTCGGCACGCAGGTCCCAGAACATGTGCTTGCCCTTGTAGTAGCGCAGGTTCACGGTTGTCATGGCATTTCGCCGTGTCTCACCCCCCAAGTGACCTTCAGAGAAGGCAAGTCCATCAGTAAAAGCCTTGTCTTGATGATGGCAACTGGCGCAGGCTGTCACATTGTTGACCGATAATTTCTTGTCGTAATAGAGCACGCGACCGAGAGTGGCTCCTGCATCGGTGATGGGGTTGTCCGCAGGCGTGTTGTCCAATAGTGGCTCGTTGGCCAGATACGCGAGCACATTCGCAGGAAGGTTGGGCGTGCTGTAATCATAGTGGTCGGCAGGGAGGGTCGGCACGTCGATCTGTGCATTTCCACCACCGTTGTTGGCGGGGCTCGGCTCCTCATCCTTGTTGCAAGCACCTATGATCAGCGTGGCAATGACAAAAACACAAGTCCGGTTTCGCATGGGTCGTTGTATTGGGCCGGCACGGCCCTCGATATCACATCACGCACCAACAGCACGGTTGGTTGGATACACTCGGTGCATTTAGGAATGAATTAGGCTTTTGTGTGGCCGGCGAGCTTCTCCCATCCGCCAAGGCTTACCATGCACGGACGCTCATCGGATCAGCGTCACATGCCCGTATTCGACCACCCGATCAGTTGTGCCGCGCTGCTGTGCCTGCATGCGCCAAGCATACACTCCGACCGGTGTCTCCACGCCCTTCGTTCGTCCATGCCATGTGGCTTCCGGGTCTGTAGTTTCAAAGACCACCTGCCCCCACCGATCGAATAGCTGCAGGCTGAACCCAACCGGGTCCATGTCGCGCACAACCGCGCCGAACAGGTCGTTGATCCCATCGCCGTTCGGTGAAAAGGCATTGGGGAGGTAGACGCTGGTGGACCCAGGAATCGTCAATTGGAACCAAGTCGTGTCCAGACAACCCCATTCGTTCATCACAATGAGTTGTACGGCATGCGTGATCCCTCCCTCATCGGGGAAGATGAAGAGCGCATCCTCGTTATCGCTCATTTGTTCGTTAGGGCCCGTGCCGCTCGTCCACCACCAAGACACCACATCCGATGTGCTTACGCTTTGGAGTTGTACCTCGGTATCGAAAACGCTCAGGTTGGTCGTATCCGCTGCGATCCCGGCCACCGGGCTCGGATGGACCTCGATGGTCGCGAGAACCGTGTCCGTCCGGCAGCCCGAGCTGTCGGTCAATTGAAGGATGACGGCATACGTTCCTGCATGCTGAAAGGTGGACGTTCCATCGCAGGTTGGGCTCAGTACCCCATTTCCGAAGTTCCACAAACAACTGGTGTTCGGGTTGGGCGATACTTGGCTGTGAGTGAAGCTCAACGGAGCACATCCCTCAAGAGGTGTTACGCTTGCATTCACTGGCGGTGGTGCGGGCGGCGGCACCAGTTGGGTCGCAACTAAGCAATCCATGCCGCCATTCGCGACCACCATGGAGTAAGCTCCGCTGGTGAGCCCTTCTTGAGAAATGTTCAAAACGCTATCGGTTTCTCCAATGAGTGCAACCCCATCGAAATACCATTGGATGCTTCCTCCAGGTGCGCCGAGAGTACCTGTCATCACAAGGTCATTCGTGCATAAGGCGCCGTCAACGCTGATGGAAGGCGATTGTGCTGCGACACCTAGAGATAGATCGTCGTAGAAGAAGTAGGTCATGGTCGAGTCGGGGTAGGGCATGTACTGATAACCGGCGGGCAGCGTGCAGGGGGGGCCGAACATGACCATCGCGATATCGATCGGGGGAGTGAAGCTGAGGTTCAGGGTTGTCCATGCACTATCAGGCGCGTAGGCCATGGCCCCAAGCTCGATGAACCCATTGGATACTGGACAACCGGTGGTCGGTATTGGTAACGCCATACAAGCTGGTGCGCCGAAGAGTGTGATGTTGATGGGAGGCGCATTGGTCGTCATCCAATTGGCCGTTGGGGGCCATCCGCTGATGTACTCCATGGCGGCCACATCCATGCGGAAATCATAGGTGGTGCCGGCCTCCAGATGCTGTAACAAACAGCAGCCGAACAGGTCTTCTTGTCCTGGGAAGGATATAAGACCACCCATCATGCTCGCACCATCTGTTGGTGCCGGTTGGTTGGGCTGGTTCATCCCTGTCGGCCAGTAATCACTGCTCGCCAGGGTACCTCGGAACCAGCCGTATGCACATTCAGGTCCACCGCTGTACAAGCCTGGGGTGAATGTGCAACTTGTTGCCTCGAACGACGGGTTCGGCAGCAATTGGGTCGGAGCGCATGCACATTCGGCGGTGTCATTCAAGTCCACCAGTCCATCGCCATCATCGTCAAGTCCGTTGTTGCATACTTCCTGCGCTCTACTTGTCAGCGGTATCAGCAGGACAAGGATGGA
Protein-coding sequences here:
- a CDS encoding alpha/beta hydrolase; the encoded protein is MALVLILGCRAQQTPTGVLPGAECWYLPAPDGVCELFVMEFGTGSPVVVLHGGPGADLTYMLPIANGLDSTHRFVFYDQRGSLRSPCPTDSISMRKHVLDLEALRMALGLEKLDLVSHSAGTLLAYEYLAAFPKRVGAFVLVGGLPHKNGWAYFDKEYSTLWEGLQDSASAFENRPAVASVLDSLSRIGSANRAKRATQLALIRQVGAESVRVDKWVEAMPMRVNAAASDATRKTTNFDYDYSALLANHSAQVVVINGDLDFVVGPRGSPLWKSLSATASNVIVNVIPDAGHIVWRDRPELFRRCLRTALARKN
- a CDS encoding IS3 family transposase, whose protein sequence is MRRLVEQRQYSERRACKLLNLSASVYRYAPKEKNDAEVIEHMMRVVDQNPTWGFGLTFDQMVTEGTGANHKRVHRLYKEADLHLRRRTKRRVPERVKDPIVLPIGPNITWSMDFMSDALVTGRKYRTFNVIDDFNREALCIAVDTSLPAARVIRELDQLIAWRGKPERLRMDNGPEFIAHAMQEWATSNGIAFTYIQPGMPMQNGLVERFNKTYRTEVLNAWIFERLDQVRTITQEWMWRYNNQRPHRSLLRLSPRAFLLKCGQLPAHYTGSRADFPTVQQDIHNTTTLKSTFTNRCA
- a CDS encoding VOC family protein; its protein translation is MNVTTNSINWFEIPTVDIKRARAFYEKVFGISMHETEMMGMKMAFFPYQPGSGKAAGSLVQGPMHKVHQDGCVIYLNGDPDLSAALEKVETAGGRIVMPKTSLGDFGNMAFFIDTEGNKVGLHSQK
- a CDS encoding T9SS type A sorting domain-containing protein, giving the protein MRYAFIIAMLSNIVLPAQDLTSLLHYPTHAYSRIELYPTPLGGYMAAVDLWDSIDVDPGPNAVWLEPQVGLRESAMVAYDAAGAYLWHKQINSTETVWMGQFSFTEDGQFYASGAASGTADVDPGPGVATVNCNCNGGVNGWYGKFNATGDLLWHAQIGDGTASTQATVRLLYSPLSHDLFMFGEALGSNPTDYDPGPGLAQIPPPPVPGQSRTNFIYARLDSSGVFQWHRPWGANGLRHVTRWDDGLNEYFYLAGASFGSPDPIDLSDYDPGPGQLVPYRAVHTMQDAFASKFDANGDLVWCQFFFGGNGFGPNHNEEAADVSLDTQGNAYVAGYFMSNYSTTAGGSLLSLVPYGGSGTDAFLVKLASADGSLIWEKQFGSPNDDDIYNAICAVDELDRVYIGSTFMNTAELNSAGASVQVTANGPMWTKDGFVASFDAAGQYLWSGTYGGPGADGPTHLFPSASELCMVGVFTGTADLDLGPGVNNVVAQQGGDPFFACYDLTVLALGGSEAQDTSQQVMVFPNPASSVVTIRGLEANTEIEVLDGVGRLVKVASTSSLDVSDLNNGMYTIRFRDRSAMHNIRFVVDH
- a CDS encoding nuclear transport factor 2 family protein, which gives rise to MVGQKQTLNVAKAFIEAINTHDVELISSLMAPWFLFIDSQGNLLSDTSEVVAAWRHYFAMFPDYRTEVGSALCAEYRVVLIGEARA
- a CDS encoding T9SS type A sorting domain-containing protein gives rise to the protein MPTNGQGNQVAYSGEAYAGLVAYLYGTPDFREYAEVQLTEALVAGKCYELRFFMSLGDSPTNSTVDGIGAYFTQNIAVQATNSVMSVVPQLNGLGAFLTDSTGWQSVVATYEAIGGERYLTLGNFNDDVSTTVQQLHPSIYQPNCYYYLDDVSLVEIPSACVTLGVEEYNGAVISIFPNPTDDCLHVSSTLLGNLSLTLVDGLGKTVLGSMFQGAATIDVSALPAGMYTCVTTSDRLQRIDRTKLVVR
- a CDS encoding c-type cytochrome — translated: MRNRTCVFVIATLIIGACNKDEEPSPANNGGGNAQIDVPTLPADHYDYSTPNLPANVLAYLANEPLLDNTPADNPITDAGATLGRVLYYDKKLSVNNVTACASCHHQDKAFTDGLAFSEGHLGGETRRNAMTTVNLRYYKGKHMFWDLRAEDLETQVVMPITDAIEMGMPSLSELETKLSGISYYPPLFEAAFGDEMITSDRVSKALAQFIRSITSFTSRYDQGLNTGFADFTPQELLGKTLVGTKFCTECHGDVTATGTQDQTFLIGEFFGKNEGFGSNNGLDPSYTDNGYGEISGLAQDQATFKFPSFRNVELTAPYMHDGRFATLEEVMDHYDIGITAHPNAGIQLPPGGIPLTPDEKSAIIAFLKTLTDHSLLTDVRYSDPFTQ
- a CDS encoding DUF2461 domain-containing protein, encoding MSWFTTDYNKFFSDLAKNNNKEWFDANRKQYETHVKRPFEAFTTEAISRIGKVDPAVRIQAKDAIFRINKDVRFSKDKSPYKLSCSANISPAGRKDHATPGIYFELGQVGVQIIGGVYMPDREQLEKIRRALIKDGKSLRKVIAAPAFKDSFGEVRGDVNKVLPEEFKSAAKSEPLVANKQFFVAAKLPVSAITSPKLMDMIMDHHEALVPFNRWMADAMHQ
- a CDS encoding transposase → MRKSRFTETQIIAMLREHEAGKKVSDVCREHGVSQPTFYQWKAKYSGLDANQLKEFKELKAKYARLEKMYTEAQMDRQVLKEIIEGKL
- a CDS encoding aspartyl protease family protein; its protein translation is MGRYLAWIAILITCFSKPVFAQFSAGHVMGIGSHCVGYSDIGTPIALDVVVGERSAKFMMDSGAPMFISQALQEESGFPELQKAVAVDGSGLTDTILIVLVDTLHVGPLQFIGLPCLVLNVERTGLGCHGIEGNLGSNALRFLEVDMDPGAGRVCIANPGAVVDADGQEGHRIRLDDQFDAWLPLVYNGEFLDSAHFDSGASATLEMSRAAMQGFLGKYPTDLVDSGLGVVSYGVHGPAPPSEQLIAAPRTVMIAGAEVARPRTIITEDGRSRIGRGILAFGRVRINYPAQRIRFTPYPRRILQEQADYGVHLIIDGPNVHVGTVWRNTEAEQAGIKYGDRVLRVGDVDLATVLECDLERVLRQLLGTKRIVMSIQSADGGERQRIRLKRRRHWQE